The following proteins are encoded in a genomic region of Rhinoraja longicauda isolate Sanriku21f chromosome 28, sRhiLon1.1, whole genome shotgun sequence:
- the cherp gene encoding calcium homeostasis endoplasmic reticulum protein isoform X5: protein MDMPVPPEDQELRNVIDKLAQFVARNGPEFEKMTMEKQKENPKFSFLFGGEYYNYYQYKLAIEQQFIAVAPVIEGRYPENCDFQGSLYSRDLQVLCSPSGQENEPPTQVPVPAPIPGPLPAAPSTTMPGPATAPAQSQPPTPPGPGQPQLEELIQQSLWNLQQQEQHLLMQRQEQITAAIALAMEQQIQKLLSETQLDMTEFDNLLQPIIDTCTKDAISAGKNWMFNNAKTPQHCELMSGHLRNRITAEGAHFELRLHLIYLINDVLHHCQRKQARDLLAALQKVVVPIYCTSFLAVEEDKQQKIARLLQLWEKNGYFDESIIQQLQSPALGLGQYQASLITEFAAVVQPIQMAFQQQIQTLKAQHQEFVDSLTKHQQAQPPPQPQPQPQSQPQPQPLLEPEAPPPHIPMPQNQDLPVLSPTDSPAPECITEEPKPHPLPDNVPSGGQEPPSGGQRGPGQHEHSSSKPPWFERPAMPLWGQQQQQQQQQQFDQGFNAPHQGPPHCQPWNNNHEGMWNDQREQNWNNQRDAPWNNQHEPSWNNQYDPPWNNQHEPPWGGQRDPPFRMQRPPHFRQQPPFQQHQQHPPFNQPPHPHNFNRIPPRFMQDDFPPRHHFDRPPYPPHHFDYQQGDFPPDMGPPHHPPHRLPPPGMGEPPPWGGPQHPDFGGPPPGFNGQPPHIRRQGPPPPQITPDDPSLVPNVPYFDLPAGLMAPLVKLEDYDYKALESKDMRLPPPMPPNERLLAAVEAFYSPPSHDRPRNSEGWEQNGLYEFFRAKMRARRKKGQDKRSRGPSTATPGTVKPGVRSEPHEASSGPKVEKRGRSKSRSRSRSRRSSSGSSSRSSRSSGSYSRSRSRTRSRSRSRSYSASRSSRSRSGSSRSQSGSRSRSRSRSFSPGKRRVSRSRSQTPPATTGLGSDSASLTPDYRLGEENKGHQLLMKMGWSGSGGLGAKEQGIQDPIKGGEIRDKWDQYKGVGVPLDDPYENYRRNKSYSFIARMKARDEMKKEIQEQPPPE, encoded by the exons TGTTGTGCAGTCCATCAGGACAAGAAAATGAGCCACCCACTCAGGTCCCTGTGCCAGCCCCAATCCCAGGCCCACTTCCTGCCGCACCTTCCACCACTATGCCAGGCCCAGCTACTGCTCCAGCCCAATCCCAACCTCCCACACCTCCGGGTCCAGGCCAGCCACAGTTGGAGGAGTTGATACAGCAGAGCCTATGGAATCTGCAACAGCAGGAGCAGCATCTCCTCATGCAAAGACAG GAGCAGATAACTGCAGCGATCGCCTTGGCAATGGAACAGCAAATTCAGAAACTTCTATCAGAGACACAACTGGACATGACTGAATTTGACAATCTCTTGCAGCCAATTATTGACACCTGTACCAAAGATGCTATTTCT GCTGGTAAGAACTGGATGTTTAACAatgcaaaaaccccacagcattGTGAGCTGATGTCCGGTCATCTGAGGAACCGAATCACAGCTGAAGGAGCCCATTTTGAACTGCGGCTCCATCTGATCTACCTGATAAATGATGTACTTCATCACTG TCAACGGAAACAAGCTCGAGACCTGCTCGCAGCTCTGCAGAAAGTTGTGGTCCCCATTTACTGCACCAGTTTTCTTGCTGTGGAAGAGGACAAACAACAAAAGATTGCACGG CTGTTACAACTGTGGGAGAAGAACGGTTATTTCGATGAATCCATTATTCAACAGTTACAGAGCCCTGCTCTTGGACTTGGGCAGTACCAA GCCTCTCTCATCACGGAGTTTGCAGCCGTAGTGCAGCCTATTCAAATGGCATTCCAGCAGCAGATCCAGACCCTGAAGGCTCAACATCAGGAGTTTGTTGACAGTCTCACCAAACATCAACAGGCCCAGCCTCCTCCACAGCCACAGCCCCAGCCACAATCACAGCCGCAACCACAGCCGTTATTGGAACCTGAGGCACCACCGCCGCACATCCCAATGCCCCAAAATCAGGATCTGCCAGTCCTCTCTCCAACAGACTCACCAG CTCCTGAATGCATTACAGAGGAGCCCAAGCCCCATCCCCTTCCTGACAATGTGCCAAGTGGAGGGCAGGAGCCCCCTTCAGGGGGGCAGCGAGGACCTGGGCAACATGAACACTCTTCTTCCAAGCCACCTTGGTTTGAACGGCCTGCAATGCCTCTCTGGgggcaacagcaacagcaacagcaacagcaacag TTTGACCAGGGTTTTAATGCTCCACACCAGGGACCACCTCATTGCCAGCCCTGGAATAACAACCATGAAGGAATGTGGAATGACCAGCGGGAACAAAATTGGAACAACCAGCGGGATGCTCCATGGAACAATCAACATGAGCCGTCCTGGAATAACCAGTATGACCCCCCCTGGAACAACCAGCATGAGCCCCCCTGGGGAGGCCAGCGGGATCCACCATTTAGAATGCAACGGCCCCCCCATTTCCGCCAGCAGCCACCCTTCCAGCAACACCAACAGCACCCACCGTTCAACCAGCCACCACATCCCCACAACTTTAACCGCATTCCACCGCGGTTCATGCAGGATGACTTCCCTCCCAGACACCACTTTGATCGTCCCCCCTATCCTCCCCACCATTTTGACTATCAGCAGGGAGACTTTCCACCAG ACATGGGCCCCCCTCATCATCCTCCACACAGATTGCCTCCACCAGGAATGGGAGAACCACCTCCATGGGGTGGACCGCAGCATCCGGATTTTGGTGGTCCTCCCCCAGGTTTCAATGGACAACCACCACATATCCGACGTCAAGGGCCACCTCCACCTCAGATCACTCCTGATGACCCTAGTTTGGTGCCCAATGTGCCATATTTTGATCTCCCAGCAGGATTAATGGCACCTCTGGTGAAG TTAGAAGACTATGACTACAAGGCTCTGGAGTCTAAAGATATGCGCCTTCCACCTCCAATGCCACCTAATGAGAGGCTACTTGCTGCAGTTGAGGCATTTTATAGTCCACCATCTCATGACAGACCAAGAAATAG TGAAGGCTGGGAGCAAAATGGACTCTATGAATTCTTCCGAGCCAAAATGCGAGCACGGAGAAAAAAGGGGCAAGATAAGAGAAGCAG AGGTCCGAGCACAGCTACACCCGGAACGGTAAAACCAGGAGTCCGTTCAGAACCTCATGAAGCCAGTAGTGGACCTAAAGTGGAGAAACG TGGACGATCAAAGTCCCGCAGTCGGTCACGGAGCAGACGTTCTTCCTCTGGCTCCAGTTCAAGATCTTCGCGGTCCTCTGGCTCTTATTCCAGATCCAGATCGCGGACTCGATCCCGCTCGCGTTCTCGTTCATATTCTGCTTCACGTTCCAG TCGCAGCAGATCAGGCTCGTCTCGCAGCCAGTCGGGTTCAAGATCTCGCTCACGGTCACGATCGTTCTCACCAGGGAAGAGGCGGGTATCAAGGTCACGTAGCCAGACTCCACC AGCCACCACTGGACTTGGCAGTGATTCTGCCTCTCTCACGCCTGATTACAGACTGGGGGAAGAAAACAAAGGCCATCAGTTGTTGATGAAGATGG GATGGAGTGGATCTGGAGGACTTGGAGCAAAGGAGCAAGGTATCCAGGATCCAATTAAAGGAGGAGAAATCCGTGATAAGTGGGACCAGTATAAAGGAGTAGGGGTCCCACTCGATGATCCTTATGAGAATTATCGAAGAAATAAGAGCTACTCCTTCATAGCTCGAATGAAAGCAAGAGATGAAA TGAAGAAGGAGATTCAGGAGCAGCCGCCGCCGGAGTGA